The sequence CACACCCGCTAGTTGCAGACTATTGACGCCAAGACCGGCAAACTTTATGCAGAGATAAAGAACGATTAAACTTGAAACAAGGAAGAATGGCCGGATTGGAAGCTTTGCACCGATATACAGCATGATAAAGGCGACTACGCCGAGGACACCGAATCCAACTAATATCCCGAGTAAAAGCTGCTGCGCGCTGATTTGATTAGCCATACCAATAATGAATAGAACCGTCTCGGTTCCCTCGCGGAACACCGCTAGAAAGGTCAGGATACCAAGAGATACAACATTACCGGTGCTTAACGCCGTTTGTGTTTTTTCCTGGATATACGAATTCCACTGCTTTAAATTTGATTTGCTATGCAGCCAGTAGCTCATATAAAGCAGCATTACAGCCGCAAACAGACCGGTCCACCCTCCAATCAGGAAGTTGTTATTTCCAAATGCCCCTGAAGAAAATACATATTTCACAATAACGGCAAGCGCCGCACTGACAATAAGCCCAGATATAACGCCAACCCAAATCCATAACTTGCCCTTTTGATCGTTCGATTTTTTTACATAGGCAAGAAGAGCACCGACCACAAGTAGAGCCTCCAGCCCCTCACGGATTGGAATCATTGCCGCATCCCAAAGTGTATACGTTGATTTTTGTGCGAGCGGGGTAAGGTATGTAATCATTCCGGTCAAAAGGCTTGATGCATCATCATACTTATGATCTGTAATCATTGCGTTTGCGATAACCATATCACGCTCTGTATTACTGTAAACCGTTGAAGACTGGGAGACCACGTTCCCCTCCACACTGAGCCAACTCTCCCGTACCTTGCTAATCAAGCTAAGCGATGAAACTTGGTCTTGCTGTTGAACAGCATTTTTAGTTTGCTCCAGCAGGCTTACGAACCCGGAAAGCGTGATATCCGCTTCCTTTACATTTTCCACATTTGCATATTGACCGTTTGTGTACTTGTCGAGCACTTGCTGCAGGCTCACCAGCGCCGTGATGGCTTCATCTTGTTTATTTACCAACAGCGCATATTCAACTTGACCCATTTGAGTCTCAATGTCCTTGTAGGCGGCCAGGGAGTCTGATTTAACACTATCCTCTTCGTCCACCCATTGATCGTGAAATTGCTCGTAGGCTGGCTTCGCTTTGTCTAGATTCTGTTTGGCTAAATCTATCGCTTGAGTAATTTTAATTACGGCTTGCTTCATATTCTCCACACCTTGACTCGCAGCAGCCGCTTGCTTTGGCAGGAATACCAAGACAATTAAAAGCGGAATTAACAACGTTGTTATTCTTAATTTAGGCATAGGTTAGCCTCCTTTCATTAATATTTTCATATTGAGAATGATTATTATTACCAATCTCGCTTTAGTTTACTTGAGAATGTTTCTCAGGTCAATCCCTATTGAGATAAATATTGTCCTCTAGTCTCGTCTCATACGTACATGGTCTCCAAGATAAAAAAGGACAGGAACTACCCGCTTTGGAGTAGCTTCCTGTCCAGCTTCATCTATTATTTGATTTCAACGGTCACGGTTCACCAAATAATCCAGCAAATGCTTCAAAAACGCGGTATTCCGGGGCACCTCTCTCAAAGCCTCAGCGGCCAGGCAGTAGTGCTCCCACATCTCTTTTCTGGCGCCACCCAGTCCAAGGACGGATACAAAAGTCGAACTGTTATTATCCAAATCCTGTCGGGTAGGTTTGCCGAGCACGAGCCGATCGCCTTCCACATCAAGCAAATCATCCTTAATCTGAAAAGCAATGCCCGCATGATACGCGAACTTCTTCAATGCCGCGATCTCATGGTCCTCCACCTGAGCAAGTATGGCCGGCATCACGAGAGAAGCTTCAAAGGCGGCGCCGGTTTTGTAAAAGCACAGTAGGTTCAACTCTGCAAGCGTCAATGCTTTGCCTTTGGATTGCAGGTCCATCGCCTGTCCCTTGCAGATTTCTTCCGCCTTCCCGGCCGAATACTGCATCAAGGCAAGCACGGCTCTCGCGTCGAACCGGTCAAGCGACGCTTGTTCTTTGATCGCCCGCTGGATCAGGAACAGGCCGGTTAATTCCGCTGTTGCGCTGTCATACACCTCATGCAGGGTTGGTCGTCCTCTGCGGGTGGACGCATTATCCTGGGACGGCAGATCGTCGAAGATCAGGGATGCGGTGTGCATGTATTCGAGTGATCTCAGCAGGGGCGCGATGGCCGAAGCGTTCAGTCCATATTCGTTAACACCCATAACCCAGGTCAAAATCGGCCGCAGCCGCTTCCCGTCCCCTTCGAGACTGTAATTTGCGGCATCGGTAAGCGGATCTTCCATCGGCTGAGTCCCGTTATTTTGGGGAATGGGCAGCAGACTGTTGATTTGATCGCGGACTGTCCTAACCGTAGTCTGAAAATCTTCCTTTTCCTGCCGGTCGTTTTTCAAAAAGATATTCATCTGGTCCCGCAGCAGCTTATCGAAGAAATCAACATCCTCCGCTTTTCGGACCATCTTTTGGATGAGACTATTGAGTTCGGGATCGCCGGAGGCAAAAATATTCATAACTTCGTTATACTTATCATCGCCCAAGCGTTCTTTGCAGCGTTTCAGTCCATTGATGGCGCGATCCAGAATCACCTCACGGGTCTTGGTGTCGGAGCGGTAGACGTTATGGATCAGATGGGAGATGACCGTCCAGTATAATTCGTAAGGATTGATGAGATCCGGACGCTGGTTATGGTATTTTAAAAAATACGTATAAGGCGTTACCGAGCCGTCCCCCATATCGTCGAACATATCCGCAAAATCGTCGGCCAACTGGTTGTAGATACCATAATAAAACGTACGATGATCGAAGCCCTCATCCACGGAAGCGTGAATTACGGAACGAACGATCAGCCTGGAGGATGCGGATTTTATAATGACGGGGACATACAGCTCTTCGTTGGTGTAATTGGCGCAGGACAGGTCCTTTTCGCGGTCAATATCCTGGGATTGAAAAAACACATACGACTGCTCGAAAAATGTACTCACCGTCTCCGGACGCTGAAGACCCTTAATATATTCAAAAGCATCCCAGAGCTCGGCGTGTACATACTTTATGAACTCCACATTTTCTCCGGTCCACCCGCCAAGCTCCGGCACAATCCCGGTGAGAAGCGCGGTCCTTATCATACGGGAGTACCGTTCTTTCTCCCCGGCGGTCAAGAGCTGGGAATCGAGCAGATCGTCAATAAAAGGATAGGTCAGTCCGTAGGAAAACCCTAGCCGGATGGCTTCATCCAGTCTCCTTGAACGTTCCGCAGGCGGCGTTTCCTCCCCCATCTCCTCAATCACATGCAGAACAACCCCGAGAATAATTTTGATCAGTTTACGCTGGGCTTGCTCGGCATTCAGCTCTTTCGGAATATGGACGGAGACGTTCTTAAGTTTGTCGATCACCCAAATCGCGGCGGCCTCGACGCCTTCCTTCTGCGCCCATCGGTAAAACCCGGCCAGGCTCATAAACTCGGGCTGGTCTCCCCGGTTCGTTCCGGCCGAATGAAGCAAATGGGTTTTGATGCCGGTAACCACCTGCCGAATCCGGGCCTTCGTGCCGGGAGAATCCAGAGCTTTACCGAGATCTCTCATGTAAATGTAGGAAACGCTGCGATCCAGATAATCGTCCAGTTTGCCCGTATAATTCAGCCATCCGATATATCGGTGATAATCCCGGGTGCCCGGCTTTTGCTTTCCTTGCGAAAAATAAGACCACCAGGAACGATGACGAACATGGTTTCGTGTCCATGCTTCAATATCTTGGGTCAGGACAGGCACATACGTCTTCTCCTTCACCTGCCCGTAAAGGGAGGCAAAATACTGAGCCGCCTTCTGCTCTGCCATCCGGTACCATGTATCGGAAATATCTGAAAATCCCTCATTTATGCGATTCATTGCCATACGATTCATTACCTCTGCTTCTTTTTTAGTTAATCATGTTGTTACTTTATACGGGAAAGAAGCTTGTTGGTTACCAAATCGTTATGAGGGAGTATCTCCGAAACTAAAATCAGTCCGTAAGCAAACTACTTCTCCAAGGTAATGCGGAATACTGTGCCGGGATCGCCTGCAAATACAATCGCTCCATTTTTAGGCAAAACCACTTTATTATTGCGGCTGATTACGGTGTAGCTCACGAATTTTCCCTGGGCGTCATACACTGCAAAAGCGCCTTTCGCTGGTGTTGCGACGGTCATCTTCTTACCGGCTGCGGTGGAGGGAACTCTGTACCATCTGGCGTTGCCATCCGCTTGCACAGTAACCGCTGAATGTTTCCCCGCAAATAGCGGCTTTACGATATCCTCACTGACATACAAGCTTCCAGCGGCTTCAAGGTACTCGATCCCGTCTTTTGTGTAAAAACGGTATTCAGCCGTATCCCGGCTTCCCATGGCAGGAATTTGATGCTGGCTCTCTGCCGTATTTGGGCCGGTTATTTTTTTATCCAAAAAATAACCTTGTAGATCGTCAGCCCGGGTGATTTTGAGGGTCGACATAATCATGTACATGACCGAACTGAACTTCTCGCTCACAGGGTAATAGGTTTTGCCTTCCCGCTTCGCCCATGCCTCTGCTGTCTCTGTGGATATTGGATTAGATTCGAGCTTCTCAGCTAAATAATGAGATAAGGCCAGTTGTCCCAAACCCGGAATGGTCGTATATTCTCCGAGCCAGAGGTAGGTGCGTCCATTTTTTTCCGTTACAAAACGAGCCTTGGCACTGCCTTCCTGGTTAACAAAAGCCCCCTCCGATGTATATACAAACTTCTGCTCCGGATACCCAGGCATGCTCGGCACCGATATGGACAGAACCCCGTCCTTGATATCAATTTTAACCAGTTGGTTGAGGGTACCATAATAGCCTGCGTACTTCATGACGTCGTTTGGCATATCGGCTTTAACCGGCGTACCGAATGATTTCTCGGGTTTAATTTCTTTAATCGTGCCCTTCTCTTTCAATGCTTCAAGAAGCAGCTCACTCGCCAGCAACTCATCTAACGAACTGCTGCCACCCGACGACAGCACTGCCACAGCCATGTTCTGCTCGGGAAGGACAACAAAAGAAGAATGATACAAAATCGTATCTCCGCCTTTGCTTAAACCCTTTATTCCATAATCGTTAAACGGAAACAGCCTTACGCTGTCCCAGCCAAGCCCATAGTCAATCGAGTTGTCGGCTTCTTGGGGCCACAATCCTCTTTTGTATTCCTCCTGCTCCATTGCACGGACCGCCTCGTTCGAGAGAATACCGTCCTTCTGTCCCGTGAATATTTGTGAGAATTGTACCAGATCTTCTGCGGTGGAATATATTCCGCCAGCTCCAATGGCATTGAGCGTTTCATTCGGCAGCTGCTTCTCAAAAGGGGGAAAATAAAGAGCGGCGAACTTGCCTGGTGCCAGTAGATCCTGCGGCGTCTTCGTATGGTTCATTTCTAGCGGTCCGGTAAAATATTGATGGATAAATGCGGTAAAATCCATGCCGCTAACTTTTTCTACAAGAATCTCGGCCAGCGTGAATCCGTCATTGCAATACACGGAAAAGGCGCCCGGGTCCGCTTTTAAGCTCTGGGTAGACAGTTGCTCCAGCAGCGTATCGTGAACATACGTGTCTGGATCATTGAACAGAACAGAATTTCTCAAGCTGCTGCCTTGCAGGCCAGAGGAATGGTTCAGCAGCATGCGCGGGGTAATCTGCTTATAACGTTCATCTTTCATCTTGAAGTCGGTTATGTACTGCACTAAGGGGGTATCCAAGTTGATCTTCCCCTCATCTACCAACTTCATGACGGCGGCGGCCGTAAACATTTTGCTCGTCGATCCAATTCCATACATGGTAGTCTTACTTAGCGGGATTTTCCCTGCCTTATCGTTTACCCCTGTCTGTCCCGACACCTTAATCTCGCCGTTATCAATTAGTGCATACTGGACGCTGACCGTACCGTAATTTTTGGTTAACAGCGCCGCTTTCTCAGAAGCGATCTTCTCTAGTCCCTGATTTGAGACGACTACTTTGCTGCTCGACGCTATCGCCTCAGCGGGGACAAGCGGAGTAAATGCAAGTACGGCCGTCAGCAACCAAATTAACCTTTTCTTCATTGAACTACCTCCTCGTATTAAACTACTGTATAGTACGAATTAGTAGAAGAAATGGTTCAGTTTACCATGAAAAAAGTATATTCCTCCCAAATGCCAAATATCATCTTGCCTTTTTGCGGGAAGTAATCGTATATTATATATGAACAATTGCTCATATGTTTATATTAAGGAGGATTTTTATGGGACAACATCAGCATGCTCACCATCATCATGAACATAACCATGACCACGTAACTAATCATTCTGCTCATGATCATTCCCACGGTCCCGGGCATCATCATGGCCCCAGCAACAAAGCAGGACTAATGATCGCATTTATCATTACGACCGGTATCATGCTGTTAGAGTTTTTTGGAGGATTGATTTCCGGCAGTTTGGCGCTTGTTTCGGATTCGGGCCATATGTTAAGTGATTCGGCTGCGCTGGCGATGAGCCTGTTGGCCATGTGGCTTGCAGCGAAACCCGCCTCTTCCAATAAGTCATACGGTTTTCTTCGTTTAGAGATTTTAGCTGCGCTATTTAACGGCGTGAGCTTGTTTGTCATTTCGGGCTTTATTATTTGGGAAGCATGCCAGCGTTTCTTGGAACCGCCTGTAGTACAGAGCGGATCGATGATGCTCATCGCCTGTATTGGATTGATTGCCAATATGCTTAGCGCCTGGTTCTTAATGCGTAAAGGGGATGTGAAAGATAACATTAACATCCGCAGCGCCTACCTCCATGTACTCAGCGATGCGCTTGGTTCAGTAGGTGCCATAATTGCCGGCCTATTGATGCTGCTGTTTTCCTGGTATGTGGCCGATCCTATCATCAGTGTCATTGTTGCTCTGCTTATTCTCAAAAGCGCCTGGGGCGTCATCCGATGGTCAGTACATATATTGATGGAAGGCACGCCGATCACTATTGATGCGGGCAAAGTGAAACAAATGCTGTTGACAATCCAAGGGGTACGCGATGTGCATGACCTTCACATTTGGACGATAACTTCAGGGCGGGATTCGCTAACCTGCCATTTAATAGTTGATGCGCAAGCTGACAATCAAGAGATCCTGCAGGCGGCTGTCAAGCGCATCGAAGAAACGTTTGGAATTTCGCACACTACGATTCAAATCGAAACATCTGATAGACTAAATGGCTTTTAGGAAAAGCTCCAATTCATTGGCCACGACGAATAAGCTTGCACGGTCTTCAAATTCCTTGCGGGACTGCGGCATGGGAAGAAGCTTGTGATACCGTCTGATTTTGCATAAATCTTCATGCAGGCCCGGACTCCATCCGGACTTGCGGAGACTACTGCTCAGAGTGAGCAGAAATTCGCCGATCCGCTCCCGCTGCTCCATCTGAACGGTAATCCGGGATACGTAAGGCATCATCCGGGCAAGCGCGTCGTACTGCTGTTCCCTCTTCTCAAAATAGGGAGAATACAATTCGTCCTTGCCAAGAATATGGTTTTCGTTATAGAGCAGCACCAGCGACTTGGCCCTCTTGAAGACATCCGAAAGCCGCTGCATGGCTTTGACATCACAAGGCCTGTTCCCATCCTTCAAATAAGCGGCGATTTCCTGCAATTGAGCCTGAAACAGCAGCTCGACCTCTTCCTTGCAGCGATTAAGCTGCCGCTCGATGTTCGGCATATATGCGTTGATGATCAGCGCTGTGCCGAGACCAACCAGAATCACGAGAAACTCGTTGGCAAAAAAAGCAAGCGACGGCTCCTTGTGCATATAGACGTGCATCACGATGACCGAGCTGCTGGCGATCCCCTCCTGAATCCGAAGCCGGACACATAACGGGATAAAGAGCAGCATCAGAATCAGAAAAGAATAGGGAAAATATCCAAAGATGAAAAAGATGCCGCTAGCGAAAAACATGCTGATGATACAAGCGAAAAAACGGCTTACCGCCGCTTGTATGGATTTGCGGCGCGATTTCTGAATACATAAAAGTGTAAGGATGCCGGACGAAGAAAAATACTGCAACTGCAGCAGTTGGGACACCATGACGGACAGGCTGACGCCTACCGCCGTTTTGATTGTCCGCAGCCCGATTTTTAACGTGGGCAGCCTCCATTTTACACGGAGAATTCTGTTCTCTATTTCTATCCTCTCCATTTCGACGCCTTGATTTGTGGAATCCACACGGTTCTCCTTTACCTCCTTCAGTTTAGGCGGCGTCTTGGGCAGCTTGTTTGG is a genomic window of Paenibacillus durus ATCC 35681 containing:
- a CDS encoding FTR1 family protein, with the translated sequence MPKLRITTLLIPLLIVLVFLPKQAAAASQGVENMKQAVIKITQAIDLAKQNLDKAKPAYEQFHDQWVDEEDSVKSDSLAAYKDIETQMGQVEYALLVNKQDEAITALVSLQQVLDKYTNGQYANVENVKEADITLSGFVSLLEQTKNAVQQQDQVSSLSLISKVRESWLSVEGNVVSQSSTVYSNTERDMVIANAMITDHKYDDASSLLTGMITYLTPLAQKSTYTLWDAAMIPIREGLEALLVVGALLAYVKKSNDQKGKLWIWVGVISGLIVSAALAVIVKYVFSSGAFGNNNFLIGGWTGLFAAVMLLYMSYWLHSKSNLKQWNSYIQEKTQTALSTGNVVSLGILTFLAVFREGTETVLFIIGMANQISAQQLLLGILVGFGVLGVVAFIMLYIGAKLPIRPFFLVSSLIVLYLCIKFAGLGVNSLQLAGVIPTTNSSVLPSIKLLAFYPSWESAIPQILIIVVAISVVVWSKINTRTSNT
- a CDS encoding polyprenyl synthetase family protein, with protein sequence MNRINEGFSDISDTWYRMAEQKAAQYFASLYGQVKEKTYVPVLTQDIEAWTRNHVRHRSWWSYFSQGKQKPGTRDYHRYIGWLNYTGKLDDYLDRSVSYIYMRDLGKALDSPGTKARIRQVVTGIKTHLLHSAGTNRGDQPEFMSLAGFYRWAQKEGVEAAAIWVIDKLKNVSVHIPKELNAEQAQRKLIKIILGVVLHVIEEMGEETPPAERSRRLDEAIRLGFSYGLTYPFIDDLLDSQLLTAGEKERYSRMIRTALLTGIVPELGGWTGENVEFIKYVHAELWDAFEYIKGLQRPETVSTFFEQSYVFFQSQDIDREKDLSCANYTNEELYVPVIIKSASSRLIVRSVIHASVDEGFDHRTFYYGIYNQLADDFADMFDDMGDGSVTPYTYFLKYHNQRPDLINPYELYWTVISHLIHNVYRSDTKTREVILDRAINGLKRCKERLGDDKYNEVMNIFASGDPELNSLIQKMVRKAEDVDFFDKLLRDQMNIFLKNDRQEKEDFQTTVRTVRDQINSLLPIPQNNGTQPMEDPLTDAANYSLEGDGKRLRPILTWVMGVNEYGLNASAIAPLLRSLEYMHTASLIFDDLPSQDNASTRRGRPTLHEVYDSATAELTGLFLIQRAIKEQASLDRFDARAVLALMQYSAGKAEEICKGQAMDLQSKGKALTLAELNLLCFYKTGAAFEASLVMPAILAQVEDHEIAALKKFAYHAGIAFQIKDDLLDVEGDRLVLGKPTRQDLDNNSSTFVSVLGLGGARKEMWEHYCLAAEALREVPRNTAFLKHLLDYLVNRDR
- a CDS encoding aromatic acid exporter family protein, whose amino-acid sequence is MDSTNQGVEMERIEIENRILRVKWRLPTLKIGLRTIKTAVGVSLSVMVSQLLQLQYFSSSGILTLLCIQKSRRKSIQAAVSRFFACIISMFFASGIFFIFGYFPYSFLILMLLFIPLCVRLRIQEGIASSSVIVMHVYMHKEPSLAFFANEFLVILVGLGTALIINAYMPNIERQLNRCKEEVELLFQAQLQEIAAYLKDGNRPCDVKAMQRLSDVFKRAKSLVLLYNENHILGKDELYSPYFEKREQQYDALARMMPYVSRITVQMEQRERIGEFLLTLSSSLRKSGWSPGLHEDLCKIRRYHKLLPMPQSRKEFEDRASLFVVANELELFLKAI
- a CDS encoding serine hydrolase domain-containing protein; this encodes MKKRLIWLLTAVLAFTPLVPAEAIASSSKVVVSNQGLEKIASEKAALLTKNYGTVSVQYALIDNGEIKVSGQTGVNDKAGKIPLSKTTMYGIGSTSKMFTAAAVMKLVDEGKINLDTPLVQYITDFKMKDERYKQITPRMLLNHSSGLQGSSLRNSVLFNDPDTYVHDTLLEQLSTQSLKADPGAFSVYCNDGFTLAEILVEKVSGMDFTAFIHQYFTGPLEMNHTKTPQDLLAPGKFAALYFPPFEKQLPNETLNAIGAGGIYSTAEDLVQFSQIFTGQKDGILSNEAVRAMEQEEYKRGLWPQEADNSIDYGLGWDSVRLFPFNDYGIKGLSKGGDTILYHSSFVVLPEQNMAVAVLSSGGSSSLDELLASELLLEALKEKGTIKEIKPEKSFGTPVKADMPNDVMKYAGYYGTLNQLVKIDIKDGVLSISVPSMPGYPEQKFVYTSEGAFVNQEGSAKARFVTEKNGRTYLWLGEYTTIPGLGQLALSHYLAEKLESNPISTETAEAWAKREGKTYYPVSEKFSSVMYMIMSTLKITRADDLQGYFLDKKITGPNTAESQHQIPAMGSRDTAEYRFYTKDGIEYLEAAGSLYVSEDIVKPLFAGKHSAVTVQADGNARWYRVPSTAAGKKMTVATPAKGAFAVYDAQGKFVSYTVISRNNKVVLPKNGAIVFAGDPGTVFRITLEK
- a CDS encoding cation diffusion facilitator family transporter, with product MGQHQHAHHHHEHNHDHVTNHSAHDHSHGPGHHHGPSNKAGLMIAFIITTGIMLLEFFGGLISGSLALVSDSGHMLSDSAALAMSLLAMWLAAKPASSNKSYGFLRLEILAALFNGVSLFVISGFIIWEACQRFLEPPVVQSGSMMLIACIGLIANMLSAWFLMRKGDVKDNINIRSAYLHVLSDALGSVGAIIAGLLMLLFSWYVADPIISVIVALLILKSAWGVIRWSVHILMEGTPITIDAGKVKQMLLTIQGVRDVHDLHIWTITSGRDSLTCHLIVDAQADNQEILQAAVKRIEETFGISHTTIQIETSDRLNGF